From a region of the Acidobacteriota bacterium genome:
- a CDS encoding fused MFS/spermidine synthase yields the protein MTSEQISRPMQGARALFLGVYLLSGFAALVYEVVWSRLLGLHMGHTVAAVSTVLGAFMGGLAIGAALGGVYAPRLSRVRALVAYAALEAAIAATALVLPIALASLRPLLAWAYADGHSGLLFPLVRLGTALVLVAIPAVAMGATLPIAVRWFVRGSTPPGHQVGLLYAGNTLGAAVGAFAAGFLLIPSLGLHGTTLIAVAMNLLAGGMSIWLASRKDAHAEPVPRLPLTPRRDRRRAAPAVALETARPRVAAAAVFASGAVAMVFQVAWTRILAATLGPTTFAFSAMLAAFIIGLAMGSGSASVALKRRARPVLLLGLTLVAGAIGALSLAYLVNRLPYAVAWMVARPDATFTSIMVLQSAAVVIMLLPMTVPLGAAFPIAVAVGGGTDATLSRGVSAVYVANTIGAIAGALAGGFLLVPSLGLQNVVLAASAAAAIAGALIVIAGGATGHGRLAAILASVLALAACAASPSWDREMLSSGAYKYAPYLADLDLRASLGVGTMLYYDEGSGGTVSVRRAAGTLMLAIDGKVDASNGSDMLTQKLLGHLPLLLHPDAREVAIIGLGSGVTLGAALAHPVQRVDMIEISPQVVEASRFFAAESRHALDDRRTNLLIGDGRSHFLLSSRRYDVIISEPSNPWMAGVSALFTREFFGAARARLAADGLFCQWAHTYDIGDADLRSIVATFRSVFPEGTVWLVGQGDLLLVGGAGDREPRLEAVAASWRRAAVAADLGTVDAREPFSVLSLYLGGGAFMARYAGDAPAQTDDRTGLEFSAPMGIYGRSTDDNTSRLRRLAADGARPRAVAEAYAAATAAHYRNRGLMQLGAAAHAAAYDDLARALREDPSDEQALEALPRAAAGCDRIPAATALLAELAGRRPTNLAARRHFSRILAGQGLMNEALAAADEALRLAPEDPGVHEQLASLAADAGDTPRLASVVGRMDARWPDAPATLYARGTLLFLTGQHASAAAVAARLVGLTPRDARVHNLLGASYASIGRSDDARRAFEASIASNPRDPAAYVNLGVFELGASNPAAAAGYFAEALAIDQHSTGALRGLAEALSRQGHHARAARLLARAGGA from the coding sequence GTGACATCAGAACAGATCTCGAGACCCATGCAGGGGGCGCGCGCACTCTTTCTCGGGGTCTACCTCCTGTCAGGCTTCGCGGCTCTCGTGTACGAGGTCGTGTGGTCCCGGCTGCTCGGCCTTCATATGGGCCATACGGTCGCCGCGGTGAGCACGGTGCTCGGCGCGTTCATGGGGGGGCTCGCGATCGGCGCGGCGCTGGGTGGCGTCTATGCGCCACGGCTTTCACGCGTCCGGGCGCTGGTGGCCTACGCGGCCCTGGAGGCAGCCATCGCGGCCACGGCCCTGGTGCTGCCGATCGCCCTCGCGTCGCTTCGCCCCTTGCTGGCATGGGCGTACGCCGACGGCCACAGCGGATTGCTCTTCCCGCTCGTGCGGTTGGGAACGGCGCTCGTGCTCGTCGCGATTCCCGCGGTCGCCATGGGCGCCACCCTGCCGATCGCGGTCCGCTGGTTCGTTCGTGGCTCGACGCCGCCGGGGCACCAGGTGGGCCTCCTGTATGCGGGCAACACGCTGGGCGCGGCGGTCGGCGCGTTCGCCGCCGGCTTCCTGCTGATCCCCTCGCTCGGGCTGCACGGGACGACGCTGATTGCGGTTGCGATGAACCTTCTGGCGGGCGGCATGTCCATCTGGCTGGCGTCGCGGAAGGACGCGCATGCGGAACCAGTTCCACGGTTGCCGCTCACGCCGCGGCGCGATCGGCGGCGCGCGGCCCCCGCGGTGGCCCTCGAAACGGCGCGACCACGTGTGGCAGCGGCGGCCGTGTTCGCGTCAGGTGCCGTCGCCATGGTGTTTCAAGTCGCCTGGACACGGATTCTCGCGGCGACCCTCGGGCCAACGACGTTCGCCTTCAGCGCCATGCTGGCCGCGTTCATCATCGGCCTGGCGATGGGCTCCGGCAGCGCGAGCGTGGCGCTGAAGAGGCGCGCCAGGCCCGTGCTGCTGCTGGGACTCACGCTCGTCGCCGGTGCCATCGGTGCGCTGTCGCTGGCGTATCTCGTCAATCGACTGCCGTATGCGGTCGCCTGGATGGTGGCGCGGCCCGACGCGACGTTCACCAGCATCATGGTTCTGCAGTCGGCCGCCGTCGTCATCATGCTGCTGCCGATGACCGTACCGCTCGGCGCCGCGTTCCCGATTGCGGTCGCGGTCGGAGGCGGGACAGACGCGACGCTCTCCCGCGGCGTGTCCGCCGTCTATGTGGCGAACACGATCGGCGCGATCGCCGGCGCGCTGGCGGGAGGATTCCTGCTCGTTCCTTCGCTCGGCCTCCAGAACGTGGTGCTCGCCGCGAGCGCCGCCGCAGCGATCGCCGGCGCGCTCATCGTGATCGCCGGCGGTGCGACCGGGCATGGCCGCCTCGCGGCCATCCTCGCGTCCGTTCTGGCGCTCGCCGCCTGTGCGGCGTCGCCGTCATGGGACCGCGAGATGCTGTCGAGCGGCGCGTACAAGTACGCGCCGTACCTGGCCGACCTGGATCTGCGGGCAAGCCTCGGCGTCGGCACGATGCTCTACTACGACGAGGGCTCCGGCGGCACGGTGTCGGTCCGGCGAGCGGCGGGGACGCTGATGCTCGCGATCGACGGCAAGGTGGACGCGTCGAATGGCAGCGACATGCTGACGCAAAAGCTGCTGGGCCATCTGCCCCTGCTGCTGCACCCTGACGCCCGTGAGGTGGCGATCATCGGGCTCGGCAGCGGCGTGACCCTGGGAGCCGCGCTGGCCCACCCCGTGCAACGCGTGGACATGATCGAGATCTCGCCGCAGGTGGTGGAGGCGTCGCGGTTCTTTGCCGCCGAGAGCCGCCACGCGCTCGATGATCGGCGCACGAACCTGCTGATTGGCGATGGGCGCTCGCACTTCCTCCTCTCCTCGCGCCGGTACGACGTGATCATCTCGGAGCCGTCGAACCCCTGGATGGCGGGCGTGTCCGCGTTGTTCACGCGGGAATTCTTCGGCGCGGCGCGCGCGCGGCTCGCCGCCGATGGCCTGTTCTGCCAGTGGGCGCACACCTACGACATCGGCGATGCCGACCTGCGGTCGATTGTCGCCACGTTCCGATCCGTGTTCCCCGAGGGCACCGTGTGGCTGGTGGGGCAGGGGGATTTGCTGCTCGTGGGGGGTGCGGGCGATCGTGAACCACGGCTCGAGGCCGTCGCCGCCTCGTGGCGCCGCGCTGCCGTCGCGGCCGATCTCGGGACGGTGGACGCGCGTGAGCCGTTCAGCGTGCTCTCTCTGTACCTGGGCGGCGGCGCGTTCATGGCGCGATACGCCGGCGACGCACCAGCGCAGACCGACGACCGTACGGGACTGGAGTTCTCCGCGCCGATGGGGATCTACGGCCGGAGCACCGACGACAACACTTCCAGGCTGCGGCGGCTCGCCGCCGACGGCGCGCGGCCTCGGGCGGTGGCAGAGGCGTACGCGGCCGCCACCGCGGCGCACTACCGGAACCGGGGGCTGATGCAGCTCGGCGCGGCGGCCCACGCCGCGGCCTACGACGACCTGGCTCGCGCGCTTCGCGAAGACCCGTCGGACGAGCAGGCGCTCGAAGCGCTGCCTCGCGCCGCCGCGGGCTGCGACCGTATCCCCGCCGCGACGGCGCTTCTCGCAGAACTCGCCGGGCGCCGTCCGACGAACCTGGCCGCTCGGCGTCACTTCTCGAGGATCCTGGCCGGGCAGGGCCTGATGAACGAGGCGTTGGCTGCCGCGGATGAGGCATTGCGGCTCGCGCCGGAGGACCCCGGCGTGCACGAGCAGCTCGCCTCGCTCGCGGCCGATGCGGGCGACACGCCAAGGCTTGCGTCGGTCGTCGGGCGAATGGACGCGCGCTGGCCGGACGCGCCCGCGACACTGTACGCGCGGGGGACGCTGCTGTTCCTCACCGGGCAACACGCCAGCGCGGCTGCGGTCGCCGCGCGGCTGGTTGGTCTCACGCCGCGCGACGCGCGGGTGCACAACCTGCTCGGGGCGTCCTACGCGAGCATCGGGCGCTCCGATGACGCGCGCCGGGCTTTCGAGGCGTCAATCGCGAGCAACCCGCGCGACCCGGCTGCGTACGTCAATCTCGGCGTGTTCGAGCTGGGCGCATCGAATCCGGCGGCGGCCGCCGGGTACTTTGCCGAGGCGCTCGCGATTGACCAGCACTCCACCGGCGCACTGCGCGGTCTGGCCGAAGCCTTGTCGCGGCAGGGACACCACGCGCGAGCCGCGCGCCTGCTTGCGCGGGCCGGCGGCGCGTGA
- a CDS encoding CocE/NonD family hydrolase produces the protein MHQWLHRSAALIAAVLLSAGSVTAQDGVQTGVFFGVEGLNFRTPTLSGTTNAQGEYKYRPGETVTFSVGELPLGSAAGGKELMTVAHLILGVNGDVEKIHFPQATNAARFLQSLDADGNVENGVAISDKARELASTYEHDIEFGNSEEEFAAQPGVKAIITALGTRLRTPAEARNHLRYALWGIQKFTDVKIPTRDGAYVLGDVFRPIAPGKYPAIVGIGSYGKAFYRGCTCNDQEVQEKAIAQDRFFMGNPERHPYENHETADARYWVPRGYAVVRIDGRGVCNTPGLMNPYSAQEAEDFYDSIEWIASRDWANGNVGTWGASYFGINQPIVASLQPPSLKAMVVSAGDSERFRQVLFTGGISNVIGREGWWEKSVKVNRCLGQPTFDRVAHQNANPFADPPAWGTYYNNPKPPGEIDADMSKVTVPMLVEVPLSHTGHQHIRGSTVTYMDAASKEKQLSFITGDFISGWMYTPPALEHHLKFYDRFLKGKPQSTDVMKPAVRMMIRSGDRGWFWQYENEFPVARTDYRKFYLHGTPASVAGANRTDFLTLGRSEPKQAASKSYAADVDRQTVACSAHGISFISEPMTEDVTLAGYAKLVAWVSSTSPDMDLFASVRVLDENGKEVQYALAPERRDYPVGKGGLKVSHRALDPKKSTPFLPFHTHSKADYAPLKGKNDIVRVEVEIEPTTALVRAGHRVRLDLQPIGGCGWGTPFVYDTSYHDGASNTIHMGPQRASYLQLPVIPAKPVMTSQR, from the coding sequence ATGCATCAATGGTTACACCGAAGCGCAGCCCTCATTGCGGCAGTGCTGCTGTCGGCGGGTTCTGTGACCGCGCAGGACGGCGTACAGACCGGAGTCTTCTTCGGCGTCGAAGGATTGAATTTTCGAACGCCGACGCTTTCCGGGACGACCAACGCGCAGGGCGAGTACAAGTACCGTCCCGGCGAGACCGTCACCTTTTCGGTCGGAGAGTTGCCGCTCGGCTCCGCTGCCGGCGGCAAGGAGCTGATGACGGTGGCCCACCTGATTCTCGGCGTCAACGGAGACGTCGAGAAGATTCACTTCCCGCAGGCCACCAACGCGGCGCGGTTTCTTCAGAGCCTTGACGCCGACGGTAACGTCGAGAACGGCGTCGCGATCAGTGACAAGGCGCGGGAACTGGCGAGCACGTACGAGCACGACATCGAGTTCGGCAACAGCGAAGAGGAATTCGCCGCGCAGCCGGGCGTGAAGGCGATCATCACCGCCCTCGGGACGCGGCTGCGCACGCCGGCCGAAGCGAGGAACCATCTGCGTTACGCGCTCTGGGGGATCCAGAAGTTCACCGACGTCAAGATCCCGACGCGTGACGGCGCGTACGTGCTGGGCGACGTCTTCCGTCCAATCGCGCCCGGCAAGTATCCCGCGATCGTGGGGATCGGCTCGTACGGCAAGGCGTTCTACCGCGGGTGCACCTGCAACGACCAGGAGGTGCAGGAGAAAGCCATCGCGCAGGATCGCTTTTTCATGGGCAACCCCGAGCGCCATCCCTACGAGAACCACGAGACCGCCGACGCGAGGTACTGGGTTCCGCGAGGCTACGCCGTGGTCAGGATCGATGGCCGCGGTGTCTGCAACACGCCGGGCCTGATGAACCCGTACAGCGCGCAGGAAGCGGAGGACTTCTACGATTCGATCGAGTGGATCGCTTCGCGCGACTGGGCGAATGGCAACGTGGGCACGTGGGGCGCCTCCTACTTCGGCATCAACCAGCCGATCGTCGCCTCGCTGCAGCCGCCCAGCCTGAAGGCGATGGTCGTCTCGGCCGGCGACTCGGAGCGCTTCCGCCAGGTCTTGTTCACCGGCGGAATCTCGAACGTCATCGGCCGCGAGGGGTGGTGGGAGAAGAGCGTCAAGGTGAATCGCTGCCTCGGCCAGCCGACCTTCGACAGGGTCGCGCACCAGAATGCCAACCCGTTCGCGGATCCGCCCGCGTGGGGCACGTACTACAACAACCCGAAGCCGCCGGGAGAGATCGACGCGGATATGAGCAAGGTGACGGTGCCGATGCTCGTCGAGGTGCCGCTCTCGCACACCGGGCACCAGCACATCCGCGGCTCGACGGTCACCTACATGGACGCGGCGTCCAAGGAGAAGCAGCTCAGTTTCATCACCGGCGACTTCATCTCCGGCTGGATGTACACGCCGCCCGCGCTGGAGCATCACCTCAAGTTCTATGACCGCTTCCTCAAGGGGAAGCCGCAGAGCACCGACGTGATGAAGCCGGCCGTGCGGATGATGATCCGCAGCGGCGATCGCGGCTGGTTCTGGCAGTACGAGAATGAATTCCCCGTCGCGCGCACGGACTACCGGAAGTTCTACCTGCACGGCACCCCGGCGTCGGTTGCCGGCGCCAACCGGACCGACTTCCTGACGCTCGGGCGCAGCGAACCGAAACAGGCGGCATCGAAGTCGTATGCCGCCGACGTGGACCGGCAGACCGTGGCCTGCTCGGCTCACGGCATCTCGTTCATCTCGGAGCCGATGACCGAAGACGTCACGCTGGCCGGCTACGCGAAGCTGGTGGCGTGGGTGTCATCGACCTCCCCGGACATGGATCTGTTTGCGTCCGTCCGCGTGCTGGACGAGAACGGCAAGGAGGTCCAGTACGCGCTCGCGCCGGAACGGCGCGACTATCCGGTCGGCAAGGGCGGGCTCAAGGTGTCACACCGCGCGCTCGATCCGAAGAAATCGACGCCGTTTCTGCCGTTCCACACCCACTCGAAGGCCGACTATGCGCCGCTGAAGGGGAAGAACGACATCGTCCGGGTGGAGGTCGAGATCGAGCCGACGACCGCGCTCGTCCGGGCCGGGCATCGCGTCCGGCTCGACCTGCAGCCGATCGGCGGCTGCGGCTGGGGAACGCCGTTCGTGTACGACACGTCGTACCATGACGGCGCGTCGAACACGATCCACATGGGCCCGCAGCGTGCGTCGTACTTGCAGCTGCCCGTGATCCCGGCGAAACCGGTGATGACGAGCCAACGGTAA
- a CDS encoding carbohydrate binding family 9 domain-containing protein yields MRLVLTLLLAGLPLSTAAQSPPPRPQIAATRVEVPPRIDGVLDDPAWDRAPVLSGFIQQLPNEGAPATERTEVRILYDEEHLYIGARCYDSEPDRIIANEMKRDVASISTKDDSFAIVFDTFRDFRNGPMFIVTPKGSMHDLFVTDERQFNWDWSTVWDARTTVDEQGWTVEMVVPLASLRYDLGLAPVWGVNVRRSVLRKGEHTFLTRLPRELGVQAIGRLSAAADLTGLTDLARSRHLELKPFGVVGSSQDPAGGRPDADRFFDRGLDVKYGVTQGLNLDLTYNTDFAQVEADTQQLNLTRFNLFFPEKRDFFLEGRDIYTFGVPRGVATRNPNTTLLFFSRRIGLDRNRAVPLHGGARLTGRAGPYSVGLLNITTGENGSVPTTNFTVARVKRDILQRSNVGAMFTARDSPDADAHRAFGADANVSFGRSVRASGFLARSQAPGVSTGDMSGRAQFAYEGDTWGLEVDHLNVGPNFNPAVGFVRRRDIRANYGGFRYSPRVNRRRIRQVFFTADIDYTTGADRGLQSRSAAFGSSVESSRSDALSVTISRNLERLDAPFTIYRDVTIPLGGYRFTDAAIRLTSGPSRRLAGFVDYSFGSFYAGSRRSVMMNTIMKPTSHLAYSLNYEVNDVRLPSGGFRSHLVGTRIDYAVTTRLFTAGFLQWNSEAELGGVNLRLHYIYKPGSDLYVVYNENRLIGTAAPLVMDRSFVVKLTYLLRL; encoded by the coding sequence GTGCGCCTGGTGCTGACGCTGCTCCTCGCCGGGCTGCCGCTGTCGACGGCCGCTCAGTCCCCTCCCCCGCGGCCACAAATCGCGGCCACGCGCGTCGAGGTGCCCCCGCGAATCGACGGCGTGCTCGATGACCCGGCGTGGGACCGTGCGCCGGTCCTCAGCGGATTCATCCAGCAGCTCCCGAACGAGGGGGCGCCCGCCACCGAGCGGACGGAGGTCCGCATCCTGTACGACGAGGAGCACCTCTACATCGGCGCCCGGTGCTACGACAGCGAGCCGGACCGGATCATCGCGAACGAGATGAAGCGCGACGTGGCGTCCATCAGCACGAAAGATGACTCGTTCGCGATCGTGTTCGACACCTTCCGCGACTTTCGCAACGGTCCGATGTTCATCGTCACGCCGAAAGGCTCGATGCACGACCTGTTCGTGACCGATGAGCGGCAATTCAACTGGGACTGGAGCACCGTCTGGGACGCCCGGACCACCGTCGATGAACAGGGCTGGACCGTCGAGATGGTGGTGCCGCTGGCGAGCCTCCGCTACGACCTCGGCCTGGCGCCGGTGTGGGGCGTCAACGTCCGCCGCAGCGTCCTTCGGAAGGGAGAGCACACATTCCTCACGAGGCTGCCGCGCGAGCTTGGCGTTCAGGCGATCGGCCGGCTGTCTGCGGCAGCGGATCTCACGGGCCTCACGGACCTGGCGCGGAGCCGGCACCTCGAATTGAAACCGTTTGGCGTCGTCGGCTCGAGCCAGGACCCGGCCGGCGGCCGCCCCGATGCCGACCGGTTCTTCGATCGGGGCCTCGACGTCAAGTACGGCGTGACGCAGGGGCTCAACCTGGATCTGACGTACAACACGGATTTCGCCCAGGTGGAAGCCGACACCCAGCAGCTCAATCTGACGCGCTTCAACCTGTTCTTTCCCGAAAAGCGCGATTTCTTCCTCGAGGGGCGCGACATTTACACGTTCGGCGTGCCGAGGGGGGTGGCGACGCGTAATCCGAATACGACGCTGCTGTTCTTCAGCCGGCGGATCGGTCTCGATCGGAACAGGGCGGTCCCCTTGCACGGCGGCGCGCGTCTCACCGGCAGGGCCGGGCCGTACAGCGTCGGCCTGTTGAACATCACGACGGGCGAGAACGGATCGGTCCCCACCACGAACTTCACCGTCGCCCGGGTGAAGCGCGACATTCTCCAGCGATCCAACGTCGGCGCGATGTTCACGGCGCGCGATTCGCCGGATGCCGACGCGCACCGGGCGTTCGGCGCGGACGCGAACGTCTCCTTCGGCCGCAGCGTTCGCGCGAGCGGATTTCTCGCGAGGAGCCAGGCGCCGGGAGTGTCGACTGGCGACATGTCGGGGCGCGCGCAGTTCGCCTACGAAGGGGATACATGGGGGCTGGAAGTCGATCACCTGAACGTCGGCCCGAATTTCAACCCCGCCGTCGGGTTCGTCCGCCGTCGCGACATCCGCGCGAACTACGGCGGGTTCCGGTATAGCCCGCGCGTGAACCGGAGGCGGATCCGCCAGGTGTTCTTCACGGCAGACATCGACTATACGACCGGTGCGGATCGCGGCCTGCAGTCCAGGAGCGCGGCGTTCGGGTCCTCGGTGGAATCGAGCCGTTCGGACGCGCTGAGCGTGACGATCTCGCGAAACCTCGAGCGGCTCGATGCGCCCTTCACGATTTATCGGGACGTGACGATCCCCCTGGGAGGCTACCGCTTCACGGATGCCGCGATCCGGCTGACCTCCGGGCCGAGCCGCAGGCTCGCGGGCTTCGTGGACTACTCGTTCGGGTCGTTCTACGCTGGAAGCCGCCGCAGCGTGATGATGAACACGATCATGAAGCCCACCAGTCACCTCGCGTACTCGCTCAACTACGAGGTGAATGACGTGCGTCTCCCGTCTGGCGGCTTCCGAAGCCACCTGGTCGGCACCCGCATCGACTATGCCGTGACGACGCGGCTGTTCACCGCGGGATTTCTGCAGTGGAACAGCGAGGCCGAACTCGGCGGCGTCAACCTGCGTCTGCACTACATCTACAAACCCGGCAGCGATCTGTACGTCGTGTACAACGAGAACCGCCTGATCGGCACCGCCGCCCCGTTGGTCATGGACCGCAGCTTTGTTGTGAAGCTGACGTACCTGCTGCGCCTGTGA
- a CDS encoding response regulator transcription factor yields the protein MAQRILLVEDEPEMKVILRDNLEFEGYEVLATGTGEEALEVASRERPDLMLLDVMLPKMSGYDVCRRLRSSGIKMAIIMLTARNAEIDRVTGLEFGADDYIGKPFSIPELLARVRVQLRRLSADGREPVEFTFGDIVVNLAQRQARRAGECLDLSSREFDLLRYFIAHREELVTRQQLLSDVWGYHNLPLTRTVDNFVAKLRRKIEPNPQHPLYIVTVHGAGYRFSV from the coding sequence ATGGCGCAGCGCATACTGCTGGTTGAAGACGAGCCGGAGATGAAAGTCATCCTTCGTGACAACCTCGAGTTCGAGGGGTACGAGGTGCTGGCCACCGGTACGGGAGAGGAAGCTCTGGAGGTCGCCTCCCGCGAGCGGCCCGATCTGATGCTGCTCGACGTGATGTTGCCGAAAATGAGCGGGTACGACGTCTGCCGCCGGCTTCGGTCGTCCGGGATCAAGATGGCCATCATCATGCTGACGGCCAGAAACGCCGAGATCGACCGCGTCACCGGGCTCGAATTCGGCGCCGATGATTACATCGGAAAGCCGTTCAGCATCCCTGAGCTGCTCGCGCGCGTGCGCGTTCAGCTCCGCCGCCTCTCCGCCGACGGCCGCGAGCCGGTCGAGTTCACGTTCGGCGACATTGTCGTGAATCTCGCGCAGCGCCAGGCGCGGCGCGCCGGCGAATGCCTCGATCTGTCGTCACGGGAGTTCGACCTGCTGCGCTATTTCATCGCGCATCGCGAAGAGCTGGTCACGCGGCAGCAGCTGCTGAGCGACGTGTGGGGGTACCACAACCTCCCGCTCACGCGCACCGTCGACAACTTCGTCGCCAAACTCCGGCGTAAGATCGAGCCGAACCCGCAGCATCCGCTGTACATCGTGACCGTGCACGGGGCGGGGTACCGGTTTTCCGTCTAG